The following are encoded in a window of Glandiceps talaboti chromosome 5, keGlaTala1.1, whole genome shotgun sequence genomic DNA:
- the LOC144435814 gene encoding small ribosomal subunit protein uS7m-like, whose product MALTRCFSVCRTVIVNNCHEAAVFSFPLAQQVRYARYPKTYVDPVVDKEAYRKEGSLPYDISVPIKAAKNDMSSSVFNDPVISKFTNLTMMKGGKELARELFRETLEQVKRIQLEKYHKATEEEKANLETNPRVIFHTALENCKPVVGLTSINRGGRSYQVPVPLKENRRRFLAMRWLLDEARNKPKPRLTHLPERLSKEILLAYNNEGKVIQKKLELHKQADSNKAYAHYRWW is encoded by the exons ATGGCGCTGACCAGGTGCTTCAGCGTGTGTCGGACGGTGATCGTAAATAATTGTCATGAAGCAGCAGTCTTTTCGTTTCCTCT AGCTCAGCAAGTCCGATATGCCAGATATCCAAAAACCTATGTAGATCCAGTGGTGGACAAAGAAGCCTATAGAAAAGAAGGGTCATTGCCCTATGACATCAGTGTTCCTATCAAAGCAGCAAAGAATGATATGAGTTCATCTGTGTTCAATGATCCTGTAATCAG TAAATTCACAAACTTAACAATGATGAAAGGTGGCAAAGAACTAGCAAGAGAATTATTCAGAGAG ACATTAGAGCAGGTGAAGAGGATACAGCTTGAGAAATACCACAAAGCAACAGAGGAAGAAAAGGCCAATCTAGAAACAAACCCTAGGGTAATATTCCATACGGCATTAGAAAACTGTAAACCTGTGGTTGGACTTACTAGTATTAATAGGGGTGGAAGATCTTATCAG GTACCTGTTCCTTTGAAAGAAAATAGGCGACGATTCTTAGCAATGAGGTGGCTGTTAGATGAAGCTAGGAATAAACCCAAACCAAGACTAACACACTTACCAGAGAGATTATCAAAGGAAATATTACTGGCATATAATAATGAA GGAAAGGTGATCCAGAAGAAACTAGAACTCCACAAACAAGCTGACAGCAACAAAGCATATGCACACTATAGATGGTGGTGA
- the LOC144435290 gene encoding radical S-adenosyl methionine domain-containing protein 1, mitochondrial-like, producing the protein MISRQCVQLFTLCLRKCSHLNYFQKLENIWRSSCVSQRTCVTQATTGVLSSDDKDLCRPGWHHTASIYVHWPYCRRRCTYCNFNKYINSNVNEDRLKSCLVRETTTLLEMSGVNNISSIFFGGGTPSLAAPSTIAAIIDTVQQVTNLQPNAEITLEANPTNLETHKLKDFKSAGVNRLSLGIQSLNNQDLKILGRDHSVEESLKCLTEAKQLFPGKTSVDLIFGRPGQRLDDWKQELQKILCLCDDHISLYQLTLERGTALFKMCTSGNLSVPDDDSMAELYELAVDTLSNAGFTRYEVSNFARNGAESSHNKNYWFGGQYIGVGPGAHGRFVRTGEGERNREARIQTLEPDIWMAEVEMFGHATRKTVTQTQTDILQEILLLGLRTMVGITDLRWQQFSNGTSLQTVFADSGVLDEFIQNGLLQFSDHTLQATSRGLSVIDSILPDLLVGLQIYYQNYSTHRNDS; encoded by the exons atgatatcaaggCAATGCGTACAATTATTTACCCTCTGTTTGAGGAAATGTTCACATTTAAACTACTTTCAAAAACTAGAAAACATATGGAGATCATCCTGTGTGAGTCAGAGGACTTGTGTTACCCAGGCAACGACTGGAGTACTGTCAAGTGATGACAAGGATCTTTGTAGACCAGGGTGGCACCATACGGCATCAATTTATGTTCAT tGGCCATACTGCAGAAGACGATGTACCTATTGTAATTTTAACAAGTACATAAA TTCCAATGTCAATGAAGACAGGCTAAAATCCTGCCTAGTGAGAGAAACAACTACACTTCTAGAAATGAGTGGAGTCAACAATATTTCATCAATCTTCTTTGGAGGAG GAACACCCAGCCTAGCAGCCCCCTCCACTATAGCAGCCATCATTGATACTGTCCAACAAGTCACTAATTTACAACCCAATGCTGAAATCAcgttggaagcaaatcccaccAATTTAGAAACACACAAATTAAA AGATTTCAAATCTGCTGGGGTCAACAGACTATCACTTGGAATCCAGAGTTTGAACAATCAGGACTTGAAGATTCTTGGAAGAGATCATTCTGTTGAGGAATCTTTaaa ATGTCTGACTGAAGCCAAACAACTGTTTCCTGGAAAGACTTCTGTTGATCTGATATTTGGAAGACCTGGTCAAAGACTTGATGATTGGAAACAAGAATTACAAAAA ATTCTGTGTCTTTGTGATGAccatatatcattatatcaacTGACTTTAGAGAGGGGAACAGCATTATTCAAAATGTGTACAAGTGGAAATCTG AGTGTTCCTGATGATGACAGCATGGCAGAATTATATGAACTAGCTGTTGATACTCTGTCTAATGCTGGGTTTACACGATATGAAGTGTCAAATTTTGCCAGAAAT GGAGCAGAAAGCAGTCACAACAAAAATTATTGGTTTGGTGGTCAATATATCGGTGTTGGACCAG GTGCCCATGGAAGATTTGTCAGGACAGGAGAAGGGGAGAGAAACAGGGAAGCTAGGATACAAACTCTGGAACCAGATATCTGGATGGCAGAAGTGGAAATGTTTGGACACGCAACAAGGAAAACTgtaacacagacacagaccgACAT tCTTCAAGAGATACTGTTGTTAGGACTTCGTACAATGGTGGGTATTACAGACTTACGATGGCAACAGTTTTCAAATGGTACAAGTCTACAGACTGTGTTTGCTGATTCTGGTGTTCTTGATGAATTTATACAGAATGGACTACTTCAATTTAGTGACCA CACATTACAGGCAACATCAAGAGGACTGTCTGTTATTGATAGCATTCTACCTGACCTGCTAGTTGGGTTGCAAATATATTACCAAAATTACTCTACCCATCGAAATGATAGCTGA